In a genomic window of Azotosporobacter soli:
- a CDS encoding DUF2310 family Zn-ribbon-containing protein — MVVVEIDFHAAQPHTKKEHLVEAIECLLHALRMGGKIIGQEYPLASVPTGYRTYLCAPEETALAQAPTIYEKNFSAALKNLGIEWSWKIIGHDSSSAPLCNCQKVHAYFLYTNYLSLESPLRCGDCFGSIPLYKIPTTKDDEYVDVMTWESDYRACDTLQMNCSTGERFALKELSQANSSLSKRGIDICRRITTLTTVPTYYYLLRSSGRSKKAELQRKCPCCNENWLLKEPLHGLFDFQCNSCRLLSNVTWSL, encoded by the coding sequence ATGGTTGTAGTCGAAATTGATTTTCATGCCGCTCAACCACATACAAAGAAAGAACATTTAGTGGAAGCCATCGAGTGCCTACTTCATGCATTGCGCATGGGAGGGAAAATTATCGGTCAGGAGTATCCGCTTGCAAGCGTTCCTACTGGCTATCGTACTTATTTATGTGCGCCGGAGGAAACTGCATTGGCGCAAGCTCCCACTATTTACGAAAAAAATTTCTCTGCCGCACTAAAGAATTTGGGCATTGAGTGGTCATGGAAAATAATCGGACATGATTCTTCAAGCGCACCGCTTTGCAATTGCCAAAAAGTGCATGCTTATTTTCTTTATACCAACTATCTTTCACTGGAATCACCGCTTCGTTGTGGCGATTGCTTCGGTTCAATCCCCTTATATAAGATACCGACAACAAAAGATGACGAATATGTTGACGTCATGACCTGGGAAAGCGATTATCGAGCATGTGATACCTTGCAAATGAATTGTTCGACTGGTGAACGCTTTGCTCTAAAAGAACTGTCTCAAGCCAACAGCAGCTTAAGCAAACGCGGCATCGATATTTGCCGACGTATTACAACTCTGACCACTGTACCAACCTATTACTATCTCCTACGATCTTCTGGCCGAAGTAAAAAAGCCGAACTACAGCGCAAATGCCCCTGCTGTAATGAAAATTGGTTGCTTAAAGAACCTCTTCACGGCCTGTTTGATTTCCAATGCAACTCTTGTCGCCTTCTTTCTAATGTGACTTGGTCGCTTTAA
- a CDS encoding PTS fructose transporter subunit IIC, producing the protein MLKELELKRHALTGISYMIPLVVASGLLIAIGNIAGGNPALISDYKSQYNIWEAAVTLGVYGMGLIPAIMSAAIAYSIADRPGIAPGLLMGMIANAMGAGFLGGMLGGYMSGWCVNFLKKNIKVPLWAQGLMPMMIIPLLASLIVGFIMFFVIGRPIAAASFELRDMLVNMQGGSKAVFGLIMGAMAAFDFGGPVNKVASLFADGLLVEKIYGPEAIKICASMIPPFGVALSWLIRKARYSKSEADNIKIAFPMGICMITEGVIPIAAVDPFRVIFSCSFGAAIGGMLIMLLDVGSPVPSGGMFIVPAMQNPLGFLISLGAGSLITALLLVALKKDVDENAEAVEAEEDELDLSSISIK; encoded by the coding sequence ATGTTGAAAGAGTTGGAATTAAAACGGCATGCGTTGACCGGCATCTCCTATATGATCCCGCTCGTGGTTGCATCCGGCTTACTGATTGCGATCGGCAATATAGCCGGCGGCAATCCGGCCTTGATTTCGGATTATAAAAGCCAGTACAACATCTGGGAAGCGGCCGTAACGCTCGGCGTGTATGGCATGGGGCTGATTCCGGCGATCATGTCGGCCGCGATCGCCTATTCGATTGCCGACCGGCCGGGGATTGCGCCGGGCTTGTTAATGGGCATGATCGCCAATGCGATGGGCGCCGGGTTCCTCGGCGGCATGCTGGGCGGTTATATGTCCGGCTGGTGCGTTAACTTTCTCAAGAAAAACATAAAAGTACCGCTTTGGGCGCAGGGCCTGATGCCGATGATGATCATCCCGCTGCTGGCCTCGCTGATTGTCGGCTTTATCATGTTCTTTGTGATCGGACGGCCGATTGCAGCCGCATCGTTTGAACTGCGCGACATGCTGGTCAATATGCAGGGCGGTTCAAAAGCGGTATTCGGTTTGATCATGGGCGCAATGGCGGCGTTCGATTTCGGCGGGCCCGTCAACAAAGTGGCCTCGCTGTTTGCCGACGGCTTGTTAGTCGAGAAAATATACGGGCCGGAAGCGATCAAGATTTGCGCATCGATGATCCCGCCGTTTGGCGTAGCGCTCTCCTGGCTGATCAGAAAGGCGCGTTACAGCAAGAGCGAAGCGGACAATATAAAGATTGCCTTTCCGATGGGGATTTGCATGATTACCGAAGGCGTCATCCCGATTGCCGCGGTGGATCCGTTTCGCGTGATCTTTTCCTGCTCGTTCGGCGCGGCGATCGGCGGCATGCTGATCATGCTGCTCGACGTCGGATCGCCGGTACCGTCCGGCGGCATGTTCATCGTTCCGGCGATGCAAAATCCGCTCGGCTTTTTGATCTCGCTCGGCGCGGGCAGTCTGATCACCGCATTGCTGCTCGTCGCGCTGAAGAAAGACGTTGACGAAAATGCCGAAGCGGTCGAGGCAGAGGAGGACGAGCTGGATCTGTCGAGCATCAGCATAAAATAG
- a CDS encoding PTS sugar transporter subunit IIA produces the protein MDLSMVIDESRINLELDVADKAEAIDALADMLMASGALSSKEGFVQDVYLREAEGMTGIGGGIAIPHGKSNSVIKTSLAIGRTKAPILWESLDDEPIQCIILFAVRDVDSTTVHVKLLGEFAGKLADEQVVERLFSSTQTSEIIAIFSGNK, from the coding sequence ATGGATTTGTCGATGGTGATTGATGAAAGTCGCATTAACCTGGAACTGGATGTGGCGGATAAAGCGGAAGCGATAGACGCGTTGGCGGATATGCTGATGGCATCGGGCGCATTATCTTCAAAGGAAGGTTTCGTGCAAGACGTCTATTTAAGAGAAGCGGAAGGGATGACCGGAATCGGCGGCGGCATTGCCATTCCGCACGGTAAATCGAACAGCGTCATAAAAACGTCGCTGGCGATCGGACGGACAAAAGCGCCGATACTATGGGAGTCTTTGGATGACGAACCGATTCAATGCATCATCTTGTTTGCGGTGCGCGATGTGGACAGCACCACGGTGCATGTGAAGCTGCTCGGCGAATTCGCCGGAAAACTGGCCGACGAACAGGTGGTGGAACGGTTGTTCAGCAGTACGCAAACCAGTGAAATCATCGCTATCTTCAGCGGAAATAAATAA
- a CDS encoding class II fructose-bisphosphate aldolase, with protein sequence MYVSMKDMLDKANDGFYAVMAINCFNLETARSVIRAAEEENAPIIINLYQDHLVEHCDSRLIAPLVKTLAERTAVKVALNFDHGQDVLLLKKAIDDGFSSVMVDASRFGLAGNIAMTKEIVDYAFPKGVSVEGEIGCIGSTEQAEFTDGSMYSDPEEAVAFARQTGVDALAISIGSSHGNYPPGMIPAFDFERLQYIKKQTKMPLVLHGGSGSGEANIVKAVKHGINKINVGCDFMNANLSAAKQYLQQEGELNYYELVSRVEKESREVVRHYIRLAGSNNKN encoded by the coding sequence ATGTATGTTTCGATGAAGGATATGTTGGACAAAGCGAACGACGGATTTTATGCGGTCATGGCGATCAACTGCTTTAATCTGGAGACGGCGCGCAGCGTGATTCGCGCCGCCGAAGAGGAAAACGCGCCGATTATCATCAATCTCTACCAGGATCATTTGGTCGAGCATTGCGACAGCCGTTTGATTGCTCCGCTCGTCAAGACGCTGGCCGAGCGTACGGCGGTAAAGGTCGCGCTCAACTTTGATCACGGACAGGACGTATTGCTGCTGAAAAAAGCGATCGATGACGGATTTTCTTCGGTCATGGTCGATGCTTCGCGCTTCGGCCTGGCCGGCAACATTGCAATGACGAAAGAAATCGTCGACTACGCGTTTCCCAAAGGCGTCAGCGTAGAAGGAGAAATCGGCTGCATCGGCAGCACCGAGCAGGCGGAGTTTACTGACGGTTCCATGTACAGCGATCCCGAGGAAGCGGTTGCGTTCGCCAGGCAAACCGGCGTTGACGCTTTGGCGATTTCAATCGGCTCGTCGCACGGCAACTATCCGCCCGGCATGATCCCCGCTTTTGACTTTGAACGGCTGCAATACATAAAAAAGCAAACCAAGATGCCGCTCGTTCTGCACGGCGGCTCGGGTTCGGGCGAAGCCAACATTGTAAAGGCGGTCAAGCACGGGATCAATAAGATCAACGTCGGCTGCGATTTCATGAATGCCAATCTGAGCGCGGCGAAACAATATCTGCAACAAGAGGGCGAGCTAAACTATTACGAGCTGGTCAGTCGCGTGGAAAAAGAGAGCCGTGAAGTTGTGCGGCATTACATTCGCTTAGCGGGTTCCAATAATAAAAATTGA
- a CDS encoding ketose-bisphosphate aldolase produces the protein MLVNMKELLSVAQKNQFAVPAFNVSSSMIFKGVMEACNEKKAPVIIAIHPDELSFLEDSFIAGVREEASKSNVPVAIHLDHGGDFAQVVRAIKCGFTSVMIDASLLPFEENVAITQKVIEMAHAVNVSVEAELGTIGSTGNGGESGSEQIIYTDPATVKEFVSRTGVDTLAIAIGTSHGIYPKNMKPKLRLDLLKEIRSCVDIPLVLHGGSANTDSEIAESVKLGISKINISSDIKEAFYQKCREVLQDTSLREPNAIYPPCIEAMKEVIEQKLELFNDVGQARHYL, from the coding sequence ATGTTAGTAAACATGAAAGAATTATTGTCAGTGGCGCAGAAAAATCAATTCGCGGTGCCTGCGTTCAATGTGAGCAGCAGCATGATTTTCAAAGGGGTGATGGAAGCGTGCAACGAAAAAAAAGCGCCGGTTATTATCGCGATTCACCCGGATGAATTATCGTTTCTCGAAGACAGCTTCATTGCCGGTGTACGGGAAGAAGCAAGCAAGAGCAATGTTCCAGTTGCGATTCATCTCGATCATGGCGGCGACTTTGCGCAAGTCGTGAGAGCGATTAAATGCGGCTTCACGTCGGTTATGATCGACGCGTCGCTGCTGCCGTTTGAGGAAAATGTCGCGATCACGCAAAAGGTCATCGAAATGGCGCATGCGGTAAACGTCTCGGTCGAAGCCGAACTCGGCACGATCGGCAGCACCGGAAACGGTGGCGAAAGCGGCAGCGAGCAAATCATTTATACCGATCCGGCGACCGTCAAAGAATTTGTTTCACGAACCGGCGTCGATACCCTGGCGATTGCAATCGGCACTTCGCACGGCATTTACCCAAAAAACATGAAGCCAAAGCTGCGCCTTGATTTATTGAAGGAAATCAGAAGCTGCGTCGACATTCCGCTCGTCCTGCACGGCGGCTCGGCGAACACCGACAGCGAAATTGCCGAATCGGTCAAGCTCGGCATCTCCAAGATCAATATCTCAAGCGACATCAAAGAAGCGTTTTACCAAAAATGCCGTGAAGTATTGCAAGATACGTCGCTGCGCGAACCGAACGCGATCTATCCGCCCTGCATCGAAGCGATGAAAGAAGTCATCGAGCAAAAACTGGAACTGTTCAACGACGTCGGCCAAGCCAGACATTACCTGTAA
- a CDS encoding PTS fructose transporter subunit IIB, whose translation MNIVGIAACTSGIAHTYIAKEKLLKAGKELNHTIHIETQGTIGTEDELPAAAIAAADVVIIAADIKVGGRERFQGKRIVEVPTHIAIKSPKALLNKIQADLNG comes from the coding sequence ATGAACATTGTCGGAATCGCAGCCTGCACGTCCGGGATCGCCCACACCTACATCGCCAAAGAAAAGCTGCTCAAAGCGGGAAAGGAGTTAAACCATACCATCCATATTGAAACACAGGGCACGATCGGCACCGAAGACGAGCTGCCCGCCGCTGCGATTGCCGCAGCCGACGTCGTGATCATCGCCGCGGACATCAAAGTGGGCGGCAGGGAACGGTTTCAAGGAAAACGGATCGTAGAAGTGCCTACGCACATCGCGATCAAATCGCCGAAAGCCTTACTGAACAAAATCCAAGCCGATCTGAACGGGTAA
- a CDS encoding DUF805 domain-containing protein yields MRWYIEVLKKYAVFNGRAGREEFWYFTLVSFIINICLSLLDRLLGMGGEGLLGLIYMVATLLPSLGVSFRRLHDTGRSAWWMLTLFIPILGVFVYLGLMTFKSQEGDNQYGQNPQNQTA; encoded by the coding sequence GTGCGTTGGTATATAGAAGTTTTGAAAAAGTATGCCGTATTTAATGGTCGTGCCGGACGGGAAGAGTTTTGGTATTTTACCTTAGTCAGTTTTATCATTAATATCTGCTTGTCGCTGTTGGATCGTCTTTTAGGCATGGGCGGCGAAGGCTTGTTAGGCCTGATTTACATGGTTGCGACGCTTTTGCCGAGTCTTGGAGTTTCTTTCCGTCGCCTGCATGACACCGGACGCAGCGCCTGGTGGATGCTGACGTTGTTCATTCCGATTCTGGGCGTGTTTGTCTATTTAGGATTGATGACGTTTAAAAGTCAGGAAGGCGATAATCAATACGGGCAAAATCCGCAGAATCAGACAGCGTAA